In Candidatus Poribacteria bacterium, one DNA window encodes the following:
- a CDS encoding redoxin domain-containing protein encodes MRAGPLSSPKIINLLNTHFVNVWVLLRDVPELQAGAKGANAAALATKLRQHYASAVDILTLTPDLEVIEHLCSWNLYHPYYSHRSEGMPRYLELLRSSAGVEVAAQELSEDLNETTTEKSIADLETKLQRQPDHESLLDIYPMLARLYVESGREKDLDQLIGRFKVVMNPENLQDHLTLSYLLKKANRDEDVLQLFKELEAQYPEKLSLSQRIADIHEASGNTELAIEYLSKIKPPLMLLGKPVPDFSATDLDGKPISLQQYRGKVVLLDFWAVWHSFCIGDVLNVKKIYNTYKDQGFEVIGVSLDTDETKLRNYLKENDIPWQQIYSGLEKQCPLVKQYDVKSIPARWLIDRDGTLIAHEANHKLISSKGRQTDLEKLVAAAVSAKSKNQ; translated from the coding sequence TTGAGAGCGGGTCCGCTCTCCTCACCGAAAATTATCAATTTACTCAACACGCACTTCGTAAACGTTTGGGTTCTGCTGAGAGATGTACCTGAGCTGCAAGCCGGTGCCAAAGGAGCAAACGCAGCTGCCTTGGCAACGAAACTCCGACAACATTACGCCAGTGCTGTGGACATTCTGACACTCACCCCTGACTTGGAAGTGATTGAGCATCTGTGCAGCTGGAACTTATACCATCCCTATTATTCGCATCGTAGTGAGGGAATGCCTCGATATTTAGAATTGTTAAGGTCATCTGCGGGCGTGGAAGTTGCGGCACAAGAACTGAGCGAAGATCTCAACGAGACAACCACCGAAAAATCTATCGCCGATTTGGAAACGAAACTTCAGCGACAGCCGGATCATGAAAGTCTTTTGGATATCTACCCAATGCTTGCCCGCCTCTATGTTGAAAGTGGACGGGAAAAAGATTTGGATCAACTTATCGGCCGTTTCAAAGTTGTTATGAATCCTGAAAACCTTCAAGATCATTTGACCCTCAGTTATCTGCTTAAGAAGGCAAATCGGGACGAGGATGTGCTTCAGCTTTTTAAGGAACTTGAAGCGCAGTACCCGGAAAAACTTAGTCTGTCCCAGAGAATTGCAGATATCCATGAAGCGTCAGGCAACACTGAACTCGCGATAGAATACCTCAGCAAGATCAAGCCTCCGTTGATGTTGCTTGGAAAACCTGTTCCGGATTTTTCTGCAACCGACCTTGATGGCAAACCGATCTCGCTCCAACAATATCGCGGGAAAGTCGTTCTGCTTGATTTCTGGGCGGTCTGGCACAGTTTCTGCATCGGGGATGTACTGAATGTCAAAAAGATTTACAATACCTATAAAGATCAGGGATTTGAGGTCATTGGTGTCAGCCTTGATACTGATGAAACGAAGCTGCGAAACTACCTCAAGGAAAATGACATCCCTTGGCAGCAAATTTATAGTGGTCTGGAAAAACAGTGTCCGCTTGTGAAACAGTATGACGTTAAATCTATTCCAGCACGGTGGCTTATTGATAGAGATGGCACGTTAATCGCCCATGAAGCCAACCATAAGTTAATCTCCAGCAAAGGTAGACAGACAGATTTAGAGAAGTTGGTGGCAGCGGCGGTGTCGGCTAAATCTAAGAACCAATAG